The Psychrobacillus sp. FSL K6-2836 nucleotide sequence TTGGATTTATATTGGTTCTCAAGGGATTGTACAAGGCACTTATGAAACATTTGCTGAACTTGCTAAACAGCATTTCAATGGAACGTTAAAGAATACGATTACACTTACCGCGGGGTTAGGTGGTATGGGGGCAGCTCAGCCATTAGCAGTTACGATGAATGGTGGAGTATGTATTGCTATAGAAGTAGATGAAACGAGAATAGATAGACGCATCGAAACACGCTACACAGATTTGAAAGCGCATACATTAGACGAGGCAATTCAACTAGCAGAAGAAGCAAAGCTAGCTGGGAAACCTCTATCCATAGGGCTTGTTGGAAATGCTGCGGATATTTTACCTGAAATGATTGCTCGTGGTTTTACACCAGATGTATTGACCGATCAAACTTCAGCGCATGATCCATTAAACGGCTATATCCCTTCCCAAACGTCCCTAGAGGAAGCACTACTCTTACGCCAAGAAAATCCTAGCGAATATATAAAGCGCTCTAAGACCTCTATGACCGTGCATGTGCGTGCTATGGTCGAGTTAATGGATAAAGGTTCCATAACATTCGATTATGGCAATAATATACGCCAGGTGGCCAAGGATGAAGGGCTCGATCGTGCGTTTGACTTCCCAGGATTTGTCCCAGCTTATATCCGACCACAGTTTTGCGAAGGCAAAGGTCCCTTCAGATGGGTTGCATTGTCCGGAGATCCTGAAGACATATATAAAACAGATGAAGTAATCTTACGTGAGTTTAGTTATAACACTCATCTGTGCAACTGGATTAAAATGGCTCGTGAAAAAATCCAATTCCAGGGCCTTCCTTCCCGAATATGCTGGTTAGGTTATGGCGAAAGAGCACGCTTTGGGAAAATTATAAATGATATGGTTGCTTCGGGGGAATTAAGTGCACCAATTGTAATTGGCCGGGACCATTTAGATTCGGGATCAGTCGCCTCCCCCAATCGTGAAACAGAAGCTATGAAAGATGGTTCAGACGCAGTGGCAGACTGGCCAATATTAAATGCCATGATAAACGCTGTAGGTGGTGCAACATGGGTTTCCGTCCACCATGGAGGTGGGGTCGGAATGGGATATTCCATTCATGCTGGTATGGTCATAGTGGCTGATGGAACAAGAGAAGCGGAAGTAAGATTAGAACGAGTGCTCACTTCAGATCCAGGTATGGGAATTGTTCGTCATTTTGACGCTGGTTATGAGCTTGCAGAAAAAACAGCTCGTGCTAAAGGCGTCAACATTCCAATGATGGAAAAGGAGGACTAAAACATATGAGTAAAGCAGTTTGGATTAAACATGCATCTCAATTAGTTACTCTGGCCAGTAAACATAAAGGTCCACGAACGAAAGAGGCCATGAGTGAACTCACTATTATAGAAGATGGAAGTATTTGGTTGGAAAATGAAGTAATTCAAGCTATTGGTACAACAGAGGAGCTTCAAAGAAAATATGCAACTCGTATAGATGAAGCCGAAATCATTGATGCATTCGGAAAACTCGTGACACCTGGGCTTGTTGATCCGCATACGCATGTCGCATATGGAGGAAGTCGTGAGCGTGAATTTGAAATGCGTCTAGAAGGTGCAACCTATATGGATATTATGAACGCAGGTGGAGGTATCCATGCTACTAGCCGCATGACACGAGAAGCAACTGAAGAAGAAATTTTTGCCCAGACTAAAGTCAGGCTAGACTCCTTCTTAGCTCATGGAGTAACTACTATAGAAGGAAAAAGTGGATATGGTTTAAATGTTGAAACGGAGATAAAACAACTTCGAGTTATGCAGCGATTGCAGACAGAGCATCCAGTAGATATTGTTCCAACTTTTATGGGGGCACATGCTGTTCCCGCTGAATTTAAAGAAAAAGAAGATGAATACGTTGATTTGATAGTGAATGATATGCTGCCCAAAGTAGCTGGTGAAAAGCTCGCTAAGTTTAATGATGTCTTCTGTGAAGTAGGCGTCTTTACCCCTGAGCAATCGAAGCGAATTTTAGAGGCTGGGAAGGCTCTTGGATTGGCACCTAAAATTCATGCAGATGAAATTGAACCTTATGGAGGAGCCGAACTTGCGGCGGAAGTGGGAGCTATTTCTGCAGAGCATTTATTGAAAGCATCAGATAGCGGTATTGCTGCAATGGCCAAACAAGGTGTTATCGCATGTTTACTACCCGCAACAGCTTTGTATTTACGAGAAACTTCCGCGAGGGGTCGCGCTATGATTGATGCTGGTGTGCCAGTTGCGATTTCAACTGATTGCAATCCCGGTTCCTCTCCGACAACATCCATGCCGCTTGTGATGAACTTAGCCTGTATTTCGATGAGACTTACTCCTGCAGAGAGCTTATGTGCGGCAACATTCAATGCAGCCTGTGCTATTCAAATGGAGGATAAAGTCGGCTCTTTAGAAATAGGTAAACAAGCAGATATTGTGCTCTGGAACGTTCCAAATTACCAGCAATTACAGTATTTGTTTGGAGTAAATCATGTGAATAGTGTGTGGAAAAAAGGAGTACAGGTCGTCGGTTTACAACGAAATTAGTCCAGCTAGAATGCCTTTGGAAAACAGCAGCAGGGATCTGTACCTTTTTAGCTTACTGGCATTCAATAAATTCATCGTAGAAAGAATGTGATTAGTATTGATTAATTTAAAAGGAAATGACCTTACACTAGAGCATATGCGAGCTATTTTATATCAGCATGAACAAATTATTATAGATGATTGTGCAAAAGAAAATGTTGTGAAGAGTCGAAAAGTCGTTGAAAGGATTGTGGAAGCTGGTCAAACCGTCTATGGCATAAATACTGGCTTTGGAAAATTCAGTGATGTGAGCATAAACGAGTCTGATGTCCACGCCCTTCAGCTACATCTTATTCGTTCCCATGCATGTGGTATTGGAGAACCATTCGAGGAAGTTGTATCACGTGCAATGGTCGTTCTTCGTTTAAATGCATTACTTAAAGGATTTTCTGGTATTCGTTTAGAAGTGTTAGAGCGGCTGTCATACATGGTGAACCATCGTATTCACCCTGTAATTCCTCAGCAGGGATCTCTTGGAGCCTCTGGTGACTTAGCTCCCCTCTCCCATCTTGCTTTAGTTTTAATAGGTGAAGGGTTCGTCTGGGACGGGGACAATCAAGTTCCATCTCTTCTAGTTTGGGAAAAACATCATTTAACACCAATTGTATTAGAAGCTAAAGAAGGTCTGGCATTGATAAATGGAACGCAAGCGATGACTGCTCAAGGAGTAGTCAATTGGCTTGAATCCGAAACACTTGCCTATCAAAGTGAATGGATTGCTGCCATGACAATGGAAGCTCTATACGGTATTACAGATGCTTTTCATCCAGCTATTCATGAAGCACGAGGTTATCCCGAGCAAGTAGGAGTTGCGAAAAGAATGCTTCAATGGCTTGAAGGCAGTCAACTTGTAACTAGACAAGGTGAAAAACGTGTGCAGGATGCCTACTCTATAAGATGTATACCTCAAATTCATGGAGCGAGCTGGCAGGTCCTTGCTTATGTAAAGGATAAACTGGAAATTGAGATGAATGCAGCTACGGATAACCCGTTAATCGTAGAGGATGGAGAAGTGATTATTTCGGGAGGAAACTTTCACGGTCAACCAATTGCATTTGCCATGGATTTCCTAAAGGTTGCAATGGCTGAACTTGCAAATGTATCTGAGCGACGAATTGAACGTTTAGTGAATCCACATCTAAATGAAGGATTACCACCTTTTTTAAGCCCAGAGCCCGGATTACAATCTGGAGCTATGATTTTACAATATGCAGCAGCAAGCCTTGTTTCTGAAAATAAAACCTTGTCCCACCCTGCCTCCGTTGACTCTATTCCGTCTTCCGCAAATCAGGAAGATCATGTGAGCATGGGAACAATCGGGGCAAGACATGCCTATCAAATCATTCAAAATAGCCGCAGAGTCATCGCAATCGAAGCCATTTGCGCTGTGCAAGGAGTGGAATATAGAGGCAATAACCTCATATCTCCTGCCCTGCAGAACAAGTGGCAAAAAATTCGAGGCGTCGTTCCTTCCATAACAGAAGATCGTATTTTTAGTGTGGATGTAGAAAAAACGTATTTGTATTTAAAAGAAGAAACTACTCGTAAATTTTAAGATATAGCTACCTCTTCCTAATTCGAAGAGGTAGTTTTTTTTAGGGCATTTTGCCAGGTTTATGTTCTTTAGGAGCAATTTTATGGGTTATTCTTTGTTCTGCCTTCCTTTTGTTACAAACATATTAAT carries:
- the hutI gene encoding imidazolonepropionase — protein: MSKAVWIKHASQLVTLASKHKGPRTKEAMSELTIIEDGSIWLENEVIQAIGTTEELQRKYATRIDEAEIIDAFGKLVTPGLVDPHTHVAYGGSREREFEMRLEGATYMDIMNAGGGIHATSRMTREATEEEIFAQTKVRLDSFLAHGVTTIEGKSGYGLNVETEIKQLRVMQRLQTEHPVDIVPTFMGAHAVPAEFKEKEDEYVDLIVNDMLPKVAGEKLAKFNDVFCEVGVFTPEQSKRILEAGKALGLAPKIHADEIEPYGGAELAAEVGAISAEHLLKASDSGIAAMAKQGVIACLLPATALYLRETSARGRAMIDAGVPVAISTDCNPGSSPTTSMPLVMNLACISMRLTPAESLCAATFNAACAIQMEDKVGSLEIGKQADIVLWNVPNYQQLQYLFGVNHVNSVWKKGVQVVGLQRN
- the hutH gene encoding histidine ammonia-lyase; translated protein: MINLKGNDLTLEHMRAILYQHEQIIIDDCAKENVVKSRKVVERIVEAGQTVYGINTGFGKFSDVSINESDVHALQLHLIRSHACGIGEPFEEVVSRAMVVLRLNALLKGFSGIRLEVLERLSYMVNHRIHPVIPQQGSLGASGDLAPLSHLALVLIGEGFVWDGDNQVPSLLVWEKHHLTPIVLEAKEGLALINGTQAMTAQGVVNWLESETLAYQSEWIAAMTMEALYGITDAFHPAIHEARGYPEQVGVAKRMLQWLEGSQLVTRQGEKRVQDAYSIRCIPQIHGASWQVLAYVKDKLEIEMNAATDNPLIVEDGEVIISGGNFHGQPIAFAMDFLKVAMAELANVSERRIERLVNPHLNEGLPPFLSPEPGLQSGAMILQYAAASLVSENKTLSHPASVDSIPSSANQEDHVSMGTIGARHAYQIIQNSRRVIAIEAICAVQGVEYRGNNLISPALQNKWQKIRGVVPSITEDRIFSVDVEKTYLYLKEETTRKF
- the hutU gene encoding urocanate hydratase; the encoded protein is MGKANDKVIRYRGTKLNTKGWLQEAALRMLMNNLDAEVAEHPDDLVVYGGIGKAARNWEAFDAIVRSLKELENDETLLVQSGKPVAVFKSHIDAPRVLIANSNLVPAFATWEHFHELDKKGLMMYGQMTAGSWIYIGSQGIVQGTYETFAELAKQHFNGTLKNTITLTAGLGGMGAAQPLAVTMNGGVCIAIEVDETRIDRRIETRYTDLKAHTLDEAIQLAEEAKLAGKPLSIGLVGNAADILPEMIARGFTPDVLTDQTSAHDPLNGYIPSQTSLEEALLLRQENPSEYIKRSKTSMTVHVRAMVELMDKGSITFDYGNNIRQVAKDEGLDRAFDFPGFVPAYIRPQFCEGKGPFRWVALSGDPEDIYKTDEVILREFSYNTHLCNWIKMAREKIQFQGLPSRICWLGYGERARFGKIINDMVASGELSAPIVIGRDHLDSGSVASPNRETEAMKDGSDAVADWPILNAMINAVGGATWVSVHHGGGVGMGYSIHAGMVIVADGTREAEVRLERVLTSDPGMGIVRHFDAGYELAEKTARAKGVNIPMMEKED